The Vibrio tarriae genome includes a window with the following:
- the dxs gene encoding 1-deoxy-D-xylulose-5-phosphate synthase: MTLDISKYPTLALANTPDELRSLPKEVLPKLCDELRTYLLNSVSQSSGHLASGLGTVELTVALHYVYHTPFDHLIWDVGHQAYPHKILTGRRDQMPTIRQKDGLHPFPWREESEYDTLSVGHSSTSISAALGMAICAGKEGKDRKVVSVIGDGAITAGMAFEAMNHAGDVHPDMLVVLNDNEMSISENVGALNNHLAQVLSGSLYTSIREGGKKVLSGIPPIKELVRRTEEHLKGMVVPGTLFEELGFNYIGPVDGHDVLELIKTLKNMRELKGPQFLHVMTKKGKGYAPAEKDPIGYHGVPKFDPSHHSLPKSSNTKPTFSKIFGDFLCDMAAQDPKLMAITPAMREGSGMVRFSKEYPSQYFDVAIAEQHAVTLATGMAIAGYHPIVAIYSTFLQRGYDQLIHDVAIMNLPVMFAIDRAGIVGADGQTHQGAFDLSYMRCIPNMLIMAPADENECRQMLYTGHQHQGPSAVRYPRGNGMGVELESSFTALEIGKGRLMRESTACEGEKVAILSFGTLLPNALQAAEKLNATVADMRFVKPLDEALIKQLAQTHDVLVTLEENAIAGGAGAGVIEFLMKEKQLKPVLNLGLPDQFIVQGTQEEMHAELGLDGAGIERAIRDYLVK, encoded by the coding sequence ATGACTCTTGATATCTCAAAATACCCAACACTGGCTCTGGCGAATACGCCAGACGAACTGCGTAGCCTTCCAAAAGAAGTGCTGCCTAAGCTGTGTGACGAGTTACGTACCTATTTGCTCAACTCGGTGAGCCAATCCAGCGGCCATTTGGCCTCAGGATTAGGCACCGTTGAGCTGACGGTTGCGCTGCATTACGTCTACCACACCCCATTTGATCATCTGATCTGGGATGTGGGTCATCAGGCTTACCCACATAAAATTTTGACTGGTCGTCGTGATCAGATGCCAACCATTCGCCAGAAAGATGGGCTACACCCTTTCCCATGGCGTGAAGAGAGTGAATACGACACCCTCTCGGTGGGTCACTCTTCCACCTCGATCAGTGCTGCACTCGGCATGGCAATCTGTGCAGGTAAAGAAGGTAAAGACCGTAAAGTGGTCAGTGTGATTGGCGATGGCGCGATCACCGCCGGTATGGCGTTTGAAGCGATGAACCACGCGGGGGATGTGCACCCTGATATGCTGGTCGTACTTAATGACAATGAAATGTCGATTTCAGAGAATGTCGGCGCACTGAACAACCATTTAGCGCAAGTGCTGTCTGGCAGTCTGTACACTTCTATTCGCGAAGGCGGCAAGAAAGTGCTGTCTGGCATTCCGCCAATCAAAGAGCTGGTTCGTCGCACCGAAGAGCATCTCAAAGGCATGGTGGTCCCCGGAACGCTATTTGAAGAGCTCGGCTTTAACTACATTGGCCCTGTGGATGGCCATGACGTACTGGAACTGATCAAAACCCTGAAAAACATGCGTGAGCTAAAAGGGCCACAGTTCCTCCACGTGATGACCAAAAAAGGCAAAGGCTACGCGCCTGCGGAAAAAGATCCGATTGGCTATCACGGCGTGCCTAAGTTTGATCCGAGCCATCACAGCTTGCCCAAAAGCAGCAATACTAAGCCCACCTTTTCGAAAATCTTTGGCGATTTTCTGTGTGATATGGCGGCGCAAGATCCTAAGTTGATGGCGATTACCCCAGCCATGCGTGAAGGCTCTGGCATGGTGCGTTTCTCCAAAGAGTACCCAAGCCAATACTTTGATGTGGCGATTGCCGAACAGCACGCAGTCACGCTGGCAACCGGTATGGCTATTGCGGGGTATCACCCGATTGTGGCGATTTACTCCACCTTCTTACAGCGTGGTTACGATCAACTGATCCACGATGTGGCGATCATGAACTTGCCGGTGATGTTTGCCATCGACCGCGCGGGGATTGTCGGAGCCGATGGTCAAACTCACCAAGGTGCGTTTGATTTAAGCTACATGCGCTGCATTCCCAACATGCTGATCATGGCTCCGGCGGATGAAAATGAATGTCGCCAAATGCTCTACACGGGTCATCAACATCAAGGCCCAAGTGCCGTGCGTTACCCACGCGGTAATGGCATGGGCGTTGAGTTAGAGAGCAGCTTTACCGCGTTGGAAATCGGCAAAGGCCGCTTAATGCGTGAAAGCACGGCCTGCGAAGGTGAGAAAGTCGCGATTTTGAGTTTCGGTACTCTGCTGCCTAACGCTTTACAAGCCGCTGAAAAACTCAACGCGACAGTGGCTGACATGCGCTTTGTTAAACCACTGGATGAAGCCCTCATCAAGCAACTCGCCCAAACTCATGATGTCCTCGTGACATTGGAAGAAAATGCGATTGCCGGTGGCGCAGGGGCTGGCGTGATTGAGTTTCTGATGAAAGAGAAGCAGCTCAAGCCGGTTCTCAATCTCGGCCTACCAGATCAGTTCATCGTGCAAGGCACGCAAGAAGAGATGCATGCAGAACTTGGACTTGATGGTGCAGGCATTGAGCGAGCAATTCGCGACTATCTGGTCAAATAG
- the truC gene encoding tRNA pseudouridine(65) synthase TruC: MLEIVYQDEYLVAVNKPAGMLVHRSWLDKHETEFVMQTLRDQIGQHVFPLHRLDRPTSGVLVFALSSQIASDVMPMFANHEMEKTYHAIVRGWIEEADVLDYPLKEELDKIADKFAKQDKEAQSAVTAYRPLAKVELPISTGKFATTRYCLMEMQPKTGRKHQLRRHMAHLRHPIVGDTTHGDGVHNRLFREHFSAQRLMLHASELRFMHPYTQQPLVIRAGLDEVWQGLLSEFGWQESLLINA; this comes from the coding sequence ATGCTCGAGATTGTTTATCAAGATGAATATTTGGTGGCGGTCAATAAACCGGCTGGCATGTTGGTGCACCGTTCATGGCTCGACAAGCATGAAACCGAGTTTGTGATGCAGACCCTGCGCGATCAAATTGGTCAGCACGTTTTCCCGCTACACCGTTTGGATCGCCCGACATCTGGCGTTTTAGTGTTTGCGCTTTCGAGTCAAATTGCATCCGATGTGATGCCGATGTTTGCCAATCATGAGATGGAGAAAACCTACCACGCCATTGTGCGCGGCTGGATTGAAGAGGCGGATGTGCTCGATTATCCACTCAAAGAAGAGCTCGACAAAATTGCCGATAAATTTGCCAAGCAAGATAAAGAAGCGCAGTCGGCGGTGACAGCTTATCGGCCACTCGCCAAAGTGGAACTGCCCATTTCCACAGGAAAGTTTGCCACTACCCGCTATTGCTTGATGGAGATGCAACCGAAGACCGGGCGCAAACATCAGCTGCGTCGTCATATGGCACATCTGCGTCATCCGATAGTCGGTGATACCACGCATGGGGATGGTGTGCATAATCGACTGTTTCGTGAACACTTTTCCGCGCAACGTTTGATGCTGCATGCCAGCGAGTTACGTTTTATGCATCCTTATACTCAGCAACCGTTAGTGATTCGCGCTGGACTAGATGAAGTGTGGCAAGGCTTGCTTAGTGAGTTTGGTTGGCAAGAGTCGCTGTTAATCAACGCTTGA
- a CDS encoding YqcC family protein, with amino-acid sequence MQFNAVLVKLLDELEVRLRAAQLWQAAPPSSQALASQEPFAVDTLLPHEWLQWIFLPKMQQAIAQNAVPRGFALEPYFSEVWQGEPRYQAVLAVIQQIDKVCQ; translated from the coding sequence ATGCAGTTCAACGCCGTATTGGTGAAGTTACTCGATGAGTTGGAAGTCAGATTGCGTGCTGCGCAATTGTGGCAAGCGGCACCGCCTTCTTCACAAGCTCTCGCCAGCCAAGAGCCCTTTGCAGTGGATACACTGTTGCCCCATGAGTGGCTGCAGTGGATTTTTCTGCCCAAAATGCAACAGGCGATCGCCCAAAATGCGGTACCGCGTGGTTTCGCGCTGGAGCCGTATTTCTCAGAAGTGTGGCAAGGTGAGCCCCGTTATCAAGCGGTGCTTGCGGTCATTCAACAAATCGACAAGGTGTGCCAATAG
- a CDS encoding DUF3549 family protein: MDTIRTLTALLQNSGCQYQIFDLGRRVQAMDNRQFAQVELGQQAYPFPLQRHAQFAIVYWNEQRQPWIWMLKFALDERGLLQQADVGLFIQYLLEAMGSRLHQSLTEEQQQKLANNPYTFKPSEDKLAMLHSQIRMQIGLACSQYYEHAQHYFSGGLGWDKWHTVGLQGITDLCARLEQEQNGVLLRKALTHLPAQPLYAVLGALEHVTLPEKLAKRLSELAEAEVKASDPDLFLLAALVRALAGAPANILDATCDAILASPAVCHPEVLIALAGRSWMSLENSGRAQRFLIRLAQTQNQPLFNQLFADVVMLPALRGVMLPLLHASPSPELAQALEQLQQMTRG, encoded by the coding sequence ATGGACACTATTCGTACCCTCACGGCTCTGCTGCAAAATAGCGGCTGCCAGTACCAAATTTTTGATCTCGGACGCCGCGTGCAAGCGATGGATAACCGCCAATTTGCTCAAGTGGAATTAGGTCAACAAGCTTACCCGTTTCCGCTACAACGTCATGCGCAATTCGCTATCGTGTATTGGAATGAACAGCGTCAACCTTGGATCTGGATGCTAAAATTTGCACTTGATGAACGTGGCTTACTGCAACAAGCCGATGTCGGGCTATTTATTCAATATCTGCTCGAAGCAATGGGCAGCCGACTCCATCAATCTTTGACGGAAGAGCAGCAACAGAAGCTCGCCAATAATCCTTACACTTTCAAACCCAGTGAAGACAAGCTCGCGATGCTGCATAGCCAGATTCGCATGCAGATTGGTCTAGCCTGCAGCCAATACTACGAACACGCTCAGCACTATTTTTCAGGCGGTTTAGGCTGGGATAAGTGGCATACGGTGGGTTTGCAAGGGATTACCGATCTTTGTGCCCGTTTAGAGCAAGAACAAAACGGCGTATTGCTCCGTAAAGCCCTGACTCATTTGCCCGCCCAGCCACTTTACGCTGTGCTCGGGGCATTAGAGCATGTCACCTTACCGGAAAAACTGGCGAAACGCTTAAGTGAGCTTGCGGAGGCGGAAGTCAAAGCCAGCGATCCAGATCTGTTTTTGCTCGCTGCCTTAGTGCGAGCTTTGGCTGGAGCGCCTGCCAATATCCTTGATGCGACTTGCGATGCGATTCTCGCCTCTCCCGCAGTTTGCCATCCGGAAGTGCTGATTGCGCTTGCAGGACGCAGTTGGATGAGCTTAGAAAATAGCGGCCGTGCGCAACGCTTTTTGATCCGCTTAGCGCAAACTCAAAATCAACCCTTATTTAATCAATTGTTCGCGGACGTGGTCATGCTGCCCGCACTACGGGGAGTGATGCTGCCTTTATTGCACGCCAGCCCATCACCAGAGTTGGCACAAGCTCTAGAGCAGTTACAGCAGATGACGCGAGGATAA
- a CDS encoding DUF3301 domain-containing protein yields the protein MIGDLLLILALCFAGFLFWQQRHQAEIAKQAIQRHCDKLDLQLLNVAFGQHKLKTPSGQWRWHTIYLFEFSSLGDDCYQGKLEMQGFRTVGFALPPHRMG from the coding sequence ATGATTGGCGATTTACTCTTGATACTGGCGCTCTGTTTTGCCGGTTTTCTGTTTTGGCAGCAACGCCATCAAGCGGAAATCGCCAAACAAGCGATTCAACGCCACTGCGACAAGCTTGATTTACAGTTGCTCAACGTCGCCTTTGGCCAACATAAACTCAAAACGCCCTCTGGCCAGTGGCGTTGGCACACCATTTACTTGTTTGAGTTTTCCTCACTTGGCGATGATTGTTACCAAGGTAAGCTAGAAATGCAGGGATTTAGAACGGTAGGTTTTGCTCTGCCACCACACCGGATGGGCTAA
- a CDS encoding GNAT family N-acetyltransferase — protein sequence MTIATRRTLLIPYTEAFESDFLVLNYCAKNRALMNGPTTVAAAKQLFQRVLHDSSLYAMAVLDNYNREYMGHVFIEFESEGRAELGFLFDKAYWGQGLASEALNAFFPNMCQRFGLQRVVATIKAQHEAARTILQKLSFIHAMDLDEFYGPCSQFVWTAETDRLSPSGVVAEQNLPF from the coding sequence GTGACTATAGCGACCCGAAGAACGCTACTTATCCCTTACACTGAGGCGTTTGAGTCAGATTTTCTGGTGCTCAATTACTGTGCGAAAAACCGTGCCCTGATGAACGGACCAACGACCGTCGCGGCAGCGAAGCAGCTTTTTCAGCGGGTATTGCATGATTCTTCTCTGTACGCGATGGCCGTGCTGGATAACTATAACCGTGAATACATGGGGCATGTCTTCATCGAGTTTGAGAGTGAAGGTCGCGCTGAGTTGGGTTTTCTATTTGATAAAGCATACTGGGGACAAGGATTAGCCAGTGAAGCTCTGAATGCCTTTTTCCCCAATATGTGTCAGCGTTTTGGTTTACAGCGTGTGGTCGCAACCATTAAAGCGCAACATGAAGCTGCGCGTACTATTTTGCAAAAGCTCAGTTTTATCCACGCCATGGATTTGGATGAATTTTATGGCCCATGTAGCCAATTTGTCTGGACGGCTGAAACGGATAGGCTTAGCCCATCCGGTGTGGTGGCAGAGCAAAACCTACCGTTCTAA
- a CDS encoding YaiI/YqxD family protein, protein MKIWVDADACPKVIRETLIRAAERTGVECTFVANHLIPLPKRDNIRALQVSSGFDIADNEIVRRTEVGDLVITADIPLADEVISKGGLALNPRGELYTKETIKARLNIRDFMDTMRASGIQTGGPAALSQTERREFANHLDRILAKRTG, encoded by the coding sequence ATGAAAATTTGGGTCGATGCCGATGCGTGTCCGAAAGTGATCCGTGAAACGCTGATCCGCGCGGCTGAGCGTACAGGCGTTGAATGCACCTTTGTCGCCAACCATCTGATCCCACTGCCCAAACGCGACAACATTCGCGCGCTGCAAGTCTCTTCTGGGTTTGATATTGCCGATAACGAAATCGTAAGACGCACTGAAGTGGGTGATTTAGTCATAACGGCCGATATCCCTCTCGCCGATGAAGTGATCAGCAAAGGTGGTTTGGCATTGAATCCCCGTGGAGAGCTCTACACCAAAGAGACCATCAAAGCGCGCCTGAATATTCGCGATTTTATGGATACTATGCGCGCCAGCGGTATTCAAACCGGTGGCCCTGCCGCGCTTTCGCAGACCGAACGGCGCGAGTTTGCCAATCATCTGGACAGAATTTTGGCTAAGCGCACTGGGTAA
- a CDS encoding AbgT family transporter, with product MSSSASINQNAPKKPLLTRFLDGVEYLGNLLPHPITLFAIFCVVLLVASGIAGYFELSVVDPRPEGAKGRAADGMIHVVSLLNADGLELIVTNLVKNFVGFAPLGTVLVAMLGVAIAEHSGLLSAAMRGLVMGASKRMVTFTVVFAGIISNTASELGYVVLIPLAAMLFHSLGRHPLAGLAAAFAGVSGGYSANLLIGTVDPLLSGITETAARMIDPTYSVGPEVNWYFMAASTFVIAILGAFVTEKIVEPKLGKYDVSEASDDLSQDKMGSLTALEKKALAYAGLAVVVVSVLLAWTIVPADGVLRGEDGLVSGSPFLKSIVAFIFIFFAIPGYVYGRVVGTMKTDRDVINAMAKSMSSMGMYIVLVFFAAQFVAFFSWTKFGQVLAVLGADFLKDIGLTGPMLFFAFILMCGYINLMIGSASAQWAVTAPIFVPMLMLVGYAPEVIQAAYRIGDSVTNIITPMMSYFGLILAVATRYMKNLGIGTLIATMLPYSVVFMVGWSLLFYVWVFVLGLPVGPGAATYYTP from the coding sequence ATGAGTTCATCTGCTTCAATAAATCAAAACGCACCTAAGAAACCTTTACTTACCCGTTTTCTTGATGGTGTGGAATATTTGGGAAATTTGTTACCCCATCCCATCACATTATTTGCCATTTTCTGTGTTGTACTACTGGTTGCTTCGGGTATCGCTGGGTACTTCGAACTGTCAGTTGTGGATCCTCGTCCTGAAGGCGCGAAAGGTCGTGCTGCAGATGGCATGATCCATGTTGTTAGCTTACTCAATGCCGATGGATTAGAGCTGATCGTAACCAACTTAGTGAAAAACTTTGTCGGCTTTGCTCCTTTAGGCACCGTATTGGTGGCCATGCTGGGTGTTGCGATTGCGGAGCACTCTGGGTTGCTCTCTGCGGCAATGCGTGGTCTGGTGATGGGCGCTTCAAAGCGCATGGTCACCTTCACTGTCGTGTTTGCCGGTATTATCTCTAACACGGCATCTGAATTAGGCTACGTGGTTCTTATTCCACTGGCAGCCATGCTGTTCCATTCGCTAGGCCGTCACCCGCTCGCGGGACTTGCTGCGGCGTTTGCCGGTGTTTCTGGTGGTTACTCGGCAAACCTGTTAATTGGCACCGTCGACCCTTTGCTTTCAGGGATTACCGAAACCGCCGCTCGTATGATTGATCCTACTTACAGCGTTGGTCCTGAAGTCAACTGGTACTTTATGGCGGCTTCTACATTTGTGATTGCGATTTTAGGTGCATTCGTGACCGAGAAAATCGTTGAGCCCAAACTGGGCAAATATGATGTATCAGAAGCCAGCGATGACTTAAGCCAAGACAAAATGGGTTCTCTGACGGCGCTAGAGAAAAAAGCGCTGGCCTATGCTGGATTAGCGGTTGTTGTGGTGAGCGTATTATTGGCTTGGACAATAGTACCGGCGGATGGCGTGCTGCGTGGAGAGGATGGCCTCGTTTCTGGTTCGCCATTTTTAAAGAGCATCGTCGCCTTTATCTTTATCTTTTTTGCCATTCCCGGCTATGTCTATGGCCGTGTGGTTGGCACGATGAAAACCGATCGTGATGTGATTAATGCGATGGCGAAATCGATGTCTTCTATGGGCATGTACATTGTGCTGGTATTTTTTGCGGCGCAGTTTGTTGCCTTCTTTAGTTGGACTAAGTTTGGCCAAGTATTGGCGGTATTAGGCGCAGATTTCCTGAAAGACATCGGACTGACGGGACCCATGCTGTTCTTCGCCTTCATTTTGATGTGTGGTTACATCAACCTGATGATTGGCTCTGCCTCTGCGCAATGGGCAGTCACCGCGCCGATTTTCGTGCCTATGCTGATGTTGGTGGGCTACGCTCCAGAAGTGATTCAAGCGGCCTATCGTATCGGTGACTCGGTCACTAACATCATCACCCCGATGATGAGCTACTTTGGCTTGATTCTGGCGGTGGCGACGCGTTATATGAAAAACCTCGGTATCGGTACTTTGATCGCAACCATGTTGCCGTATTCGGTGGTGTTTATGGTGGGTTGGAGCTTACTGTTCTACGTGTGGGTATTTGTGTTAGGTCTGCCGGTTGGTCCTGGCGCCGCCACGTACTACACACCATAG
- the ykgO gene encoding type B 50S ribosomal protein L36, translating into MKVLSSLKSAKNRHPDCQIVKRRGRLYVICKSNPRFKAVQR; encoded by the coding sequence ATGAAAGTGCTCAGCTCGCTAAAAAGCGCTAAAAATCGTCACCCAGATTGTCAAATCGTCAAACGCCGTGGCCGTTTGTATGTGATCTGCAAATCAAATCCTCGCTTTAAAGCCGTTCAGCGCTAG
- a CDS encoding type B 50S ribosomal protein L31, with product MKAGIHPDYRKVVFHDTTVDHYFVVGSTLQTDRTIEWEGTTYPYITIEVSSESHPFYTGKQRVVQKEGRVANFTRRFGQFAKESK from the coding sequence ATGAAAGCAGGCATTCATCCCGATTACCGTAAAGTGGTGTTTCACGATACCACGGTTGATCACTATTTTGTGGTTGGTTCTACTTTGCAAACCGATCGCACCATTGAGTGGGAAGGCACAACTTACCCCTACATTACCATCGAGGTTTCGTCAGAATCTCACCCGTTCTATACCGGTAAACAACGTGTGGTACAAAAAGAAGGTCGCGTTGCGAACTTCACTCGTCGTTTCGGTCAGTTTGCTAAGGAGTCAAAATGA
- the tsaA gene encoding tRNA (N6-threonylcarbamoyladenosine(37)-N6)-methyltransferase TrmO, which produces MYPIEPIAIIESPYQEKFAVPRQPRLVPSATARVKLLGECNCAESIRGIEQFSHVWLLFLFDQNLAAGWKPTVRPPRLGGNERVGVFASRATFRPNGIGMSAVELKGVSKEGDQYYLELGSVDLVNGTPIIDIKPYIPYSDSITDAQGGYAEQEPQRMAVTFSDAARQMLQAHPEGKIRQAVLCEVLAQDPRPAYKKHRADDKLYAVNLYDWNVKFTVNTEAIVVNAIEPF; this is translated from the coding sequence ATGTATCCCATTGAACCTATTGCAATTATTGAAAGCCCATACCAAGAAAAATTTGCCGTACCTCGTCAACCACGTTTGGTGCCAAGCGCGACCGCAAGAGTCAAATTGCTCGGTGAGTGCAACTGCGCTGAATCCATTCGTGGCATAGAGCAATTTAGCCATGTGTGGCTGCTATTTTTGTTCGACCAAAACCTCGCCGCAGGTTGGAAACCGACCGTACGTCCTCCTCGTCTGGGTGGTAATGAACGAGTCGGTGTTTTCGCTTCACGAGCAACTTTTCGCCCTAATGGGATTGGCATGTCAGCGGTCGAGTTAAAAGGGGTAAGCAAAGAAGGCGATCAATATTATTTAGAGCTCGGAAGCGTCGACTTGGTCAATGGCACACCGATCATTGATATCAAACCTTATATCCCCTACTCCGACTCCATTACCGACGCGCAAGGTGGCTATGCTGAGCAAGAGCCACAACGCATGGCGGTTACCTTCAGTGATGCAGCGCGGCAAATGCTCCAAGCACATCCTGAAGGTAAGATTCGCCAAGCGGTACTCTGTGAAGTGTTAGCGCAAGATCCGCGCCCGGCTTACAAAAAACATCGCGCTGACGATAAGTTATATGCGGTGAATTTGTACGATTGGAACGTGAAATTTACGGTTAACACTGAAGCAATCGTTGTCAACGCAATTGAACCCTTTTGA